A region from the Pristiophorus japonicus isolate sPriJap1 chromosome 14, sPriJap1.hap1, whole genome shotgun sequence genome encodes:
- the iqcc gene encoding IQ domain-containing protein C, with protein MAAGGRLREVRLLQACVRGYLVRKKFQSLRQDYESIVKEIEGGTDFLEWDGKELPRPKFRNQNAKIKGVNSVTKKKTTETLCPEDETNEIGPLFEDDEPEKDYCESRTHSTTKSIPTLSKQLDISGPLLVVHGSHDQAPEKTEGVIQPSETDKASSASGDERKDSDNTMNFTDVTSVWNSTVLEVASNVISGGEIQEPLCNLQKKEMPTTREGLQKYRSSLAMELLWLQQAIASRKNYLILKQRLATPDR; from the exons ATGGCGGCGGGCGGACGCCTGAGGGAAGTGCGGCTCTTGCAG GCTTGTGTTAGAGGTTATTTGGTGAGAAAAAAGTTCCAAAGTTTACGTCAAGACTATGAAAGTATTGTGAAAGAAATCGAGGGAGGTACAGACTTTTTGGAATGGGATGGCAAGGAGTTACCTCGGCCCAAATTTAGGAACCAG AACGCTAAAATAAAAGGTGTGAACAGTGTAACAAAAAAGAAAACAACTGAAACACTTTGTCCTGAAGATGAAACAAATGAAATTGGTCCGCTATTTGAGGATGATGAACCAGAGAAAGATTATTGTGAAAGCAGGACTCACTCCACCACGAAAAGTATTCCTACATTGTCTAAGCAGCTGGACATTTCTGGCCCTCTGCTTGTCGTTCACGGTTCACACGATCAAGCCCCAGAGAAGACTGAAGGTGTGATTCAACCTTCAGAAACGGATAAAGCCTCCTCTGCAAGTGGCGATGAGAGGAAAGACTCTGATAACACAATGAACTTTACTGATGTAACATCAGTCTGGAACAGTACAGTACTGGAGGTTGCATCCAATGTCATCAGTGGAGGTGAAATACAag AACCTCTGTGTAACTTACAAAAGAAAGAGATGCCAACAACTCGAGAAGGGCTGCAGAAGTACAGGAGCAGCCTTGCTATGGAACTCTTGTGGCTGCAACAAGCCATTGCTAGTCGCAAAAAT TATTTGATACTGAAGCAACGCTTGGCAACTCCTGATCGATGA